A portion of the Geoalkalibacter ferrihydriticus DSM 17813 genome contains these proteins:
- a CDS encoding DUF6178 family protein — translation MTSREQPEGNVSRALPLMRHQPALSSSDFNALTVEERLRLVRNAAGKQKYQLLLNAHDCHELVQRLPSQEVYLLIKELGIEDCVELLAMTTTEQMTAFFDLDLWRGEELAPQPTLEWLVILLEAGEGKVMETAREMDFELLTLMMQKFITITSGIESLVDEDALADGRSDRIYEMDFADSESAKIVGYFLDILYRRDRDFYLLLMETVRNEVGPSLEDAAYNARSLRLQDRGFPDPFEALSVFAYLAPTSFAVESRAKIPFRAAEEGADAPGFFLAEPPGNLLGEILSRGLEPDACWELTYLLNKVMIAERIDVGDLEQVRQSMQQVYRYLNIALESLAGNDLDQAIRCFDNSYFEYLFRLGVSLTLDLKKRAELLRATPHAFYLDGPFRALLEALCRRRPQLYEGTLSADRAGERPFAELDEVRLCAQWLDRIETQLCLFDGRLGFDLPDPQTWDLTGCVPENPEDVGLSDLFLTALANQLLGRDLVPDAIGRRDLEILWERVTQDGRVNQELRRETLAWAESLKPGAGEFAAYCLDLWEEGLCALQRNELDPRFVGGLILNLSA, via the coding sequence ATGACCTCTCGTGAACAGCCCGAAGGCAACGTCTCACGCGCGTTGCCCCTCATGCGCCACCAACCTGCCCTTTCTTCCTCCGATTTCAACGCACTGACCGTCGAGGAGCGTTTACGCCTGGTACGCAACGCCGCCGGGAAACAGAAGTATCAGCTACTGCTCAATGCCCATGACTGCCACGAGCTGGTGCAACGCCTACCTTCGCAAGAAGTGTATCTGCTGATCAAGGAGCTGGGCATCGAAGACTGTGTCGAGCTGCTGGCCATGACCACGACGGAGCAGATGACGGCTTTCTTTGACCTCGATCTGTGGCGGGGCGAAGAACTGGCTCCCCAGCCGACCCTGGAGTGGCTGGTCATCCTGCTGGAAGCCGGCGAAGGGAAGGTCATGGAAACCGCCCGGGAAATGGATTTCGAGCTGTTGACCCTGATGATGCAGAAATTCATCACCATCACCAGCGGCATCGAATCCCTGGTCGACGAAGACGCTTTGGCCGATGGACGCTCGGATCGCATCTACGAAATGGACTTTGCCGATTCGGAGAGCGCTAAAATCGTCGGTTACTTTCTCGATATTCTCTATCGCCGTGACCGGGACTTCTATTTGCTGCTGATGGAAACCGTGCGCAACGAAGTCGGCCCCAGCCTTGAAGATGCCGCTTATAATGCCCGTAGCTTGCGTCTGCAGGATCGCGGATTCCCCGACCCCTTCGAGGCTTTAAGCGTGTTCGCCTACTTGGCGCCGACCTCCTTCGCGGTTGAATCGCGCGCCAAGATCCCCTTTCGCGCTGCAGAGGAGGGCGCGGACGCGCCTGGTTTCTTTCTTGCCGAGCCTCCCGGCAATCTGCTCGGCGAAATTCTGTCGCGCGGTCTGGAGCCGGACGCCTGCTGGGAGCTGACCTATCTGCTCAACAAGGTGATGATTGCAGAGCGGATCGATGTTGGTGACCTGGAGCAGGTGCGGCAGAGCATGCAGCAGGTCTATCGCTACCTCAACATCGCCCTGGAGTCGCTTGCCGGCAACGATCTTGATCAGGCTATCCGTTGTTTTGACAACAGCTACTTCGAGTATCTGTTCCGGTTAGGTGTGAGCCTGACCCTGGATCTGAAAAAGCGCGCCGAGCTGTTACGCGCCACCCCGCATGCCTTTTATCTCGACGGCCCTTTCCGCGCCTTGCTGGAGGCCTTGTGCCGCAGACGGCCGCAGCTTTACGAGGGAACCCTCAGTGCCGATCGGGCGGGTGAGCGACCTTTTGCCGAACTCGACGAGGTGCGGCTTTGCGCGCAGTGGCTTGATCGGATAGAGACCCAATTGTGCCTGTTTGACGGGCGGCTGGGTTTTGATTTGCCCGACCCGCAGACTTGGGATCTGACGGGTTGCGTGCCGGAAAATCCCGAAGATGTGGGTCTCTCCGATCTGTTTCTGACCGCCCTGGCCAATCAGTTGTTGGGCCGGGATTTGGTGCCAGATGCTATCGGCCGGCGTGATCTTGAGATCTTATGGGAGCGGGTGACGCAAGACGGGCGGGTAAATCAGGAACTGCGGCGCGAAACTCTCGCCTGGGCCGAAAGTCTGAAGCCCGGTGCGGGAGAATTCGCCGCGTACTGTCTTGATCTGTGGGAAGAAGGGCTTTGCGCTCTGCAACGCAACGAGCTTGACCCGCGTTTTGTCGGAGGGTTGATCCTGAACTTATCCGCTTGA
- a CDS encoding methyl-accepting chemotaxis protein: MSVFREFYGFLEQNFFNSLTKKLAGNFAFLFLLQVLSIALVLYWPRGAEAAPWLLTGVLLLFVMNFLFLRHLLLGPVRSINQVLKQIAGAEGNLAVRLRASSVDELGDLADNCNTALQKLREMFLGVRRMGVEIAVNAAQLSSRVDSATSNARNQEVLAQDIFAGSNESKSAHDEIADRTQRICTSTSRNLESARTTADELAEVAENIHRMSARVDENQQTVTRLDDESQQIQKIIALIRSISAQTSLLALNAAIEAARAGQAGKGFSIVADEVKKLAGQVDKASTEIEEKVGGMLEQIRISLEQSKDISSYANQSREVVSRACTGFETMVRDFEENDAQLQGISASVEELSAANEEIHAKVGAINQASRDVGELMQTAEQATGSLKHTTENLLETVAAYRTGEGALEGVIEHAAAFREQARQTLENLMGQGCDVFDTQYQPIGGTNPQKYRTRYDEIFAAALQPIYDRFLDELPGGAFAICVDRNGYAPTHNSRYAHPLTGDPQTDLANSRDKRLYKDPTGLRAAQNDKALLLQTYMRDTGEILCDLSMPIALGGRPWGSVRLGLSPQVLES; the protein is encoded by the coding sequence ATGAGCGTATTCAGAGAATTCTATGGGTTTCTCGAACAGAATTTCTTTAATTCCCTGACAAAAAAGCTGGCGGGCAACTTCGCCTTTTTGTTCCTGCTGCAAGTGCTCAGCATCGCACTGGTTCTTTACTGGCCACGCGGCGCCGAGGCCGCCCCCTGGTTGCTGACCGGCGTTCTGCTGCTGTTCGTGATGAATTTTCTATTTCTGCGCCATCTGCTGTTGGGACCGGTGCGCAGCATCAACCAAGTCCTGAAACAGATCGCCGGCGCCGAAGGTAACCTTGCGGTCCGGTTGCGCGCCTCGAGCGTCGACGAACTTGGCGACCTTGCGGATAACTGCAATACCGCCCTGCAGAAATTGCGCGAGATGTTTCTCGGAGTACGGCGCATGGGCGTGGAAATCGCCGTCAATGCCGCCCAATTGTCCAGTCGCGTTGATTCGGCCACCAGCAATGCACGCAACCAGGAGGTTTTGGCTCAGGATATTTTTGCGGGCAGCAACGAATCCAAATCCGCCCATGATGAGATTGCCGACCGCACCCAACGTATCTGCACCTCCACTTCGCGCAATCTCGAATCGGCCCGCACCACGGCCGACGAGCTCGCGGAAGTGGCGGAGAATATTCATCGTATGAGCGCTCGGGTCGATGAGAATCAGCAGACCGTCACCCGCCTTGATGACGAATCCCAGCAGATCCAGAAAATCATTGCACTGATTCGCTCCATCTCAGCCCAGACATCCCTGTTGGCCCTTAATGCAGCTATCGAGGCGGCGCGCGCGGGCCAGGCCGGAAAGGGCTTTTCCATCGTGGCGGACGAGGTCAAAAAACTCGCCGGCCAAGTCGACAAGGCCAGCACTGAAATTGAAGAGAAGGTCGGAGGCATGCTGGAGCAGATCCGCATTTCCCTCGAACAGTCCAAGGATATCAGCAGTTACGCCAATCAAAGCCGCGAGGTGGTCAGCCGCGCCTGCACGGGATTTGAGACCATGGTGCGCGATTTTGAAGAAAACGATGCCCAGCTACAGGGTATCAGCGCTTCCGTGGAAGAACTTTCGGCCGCCAATGAGGAAATCCACGCCAAGGTCGGCGCCATCAACCAGGCGAGTCGCGACGTTGGCGAGCTCATGCAAACAGCCGAACAAGCCACCGGATCTCTCAAGCACACCACGGAAAATCTGCTTGAAACGGTTGCCGCCTACCGTACCGGTGAAGGTGCCCTTGAAGGGGTGATCGAGCATGCCGCAGCCTTTCGCGAGCAGGCGCGTCAGACGCTGGAGAATCTCATGGGTCAGGGCTGCGATGTCTTCGACACCCAATACCAGCCCATCGGTGGAACCAACCCGCAGAAATACCGGACCCGCTACGATGAAATCTTCGCCGCCGCCCTGCAGCCCATTTATGACCGTTTTCTCGATGAACTGCCCGGCGGCGCCTTTGCGATCTGTGTGGACCGCAACGGCTATGCGCCGACCCACAACAGCCGCTATGCACACCCCCTGACCGGCGACCCCCAGACCGACCTGGCCAACAGCCGCGACAAACGTCTTTACAAAGACCCTACCGGTCTGCGCGCCGCGCAGAACGACAAGGCGCTACTCCTGCAAACCTATATGCGCGATACCGGTGAGATTCTCTGCGATCTGTCCATGCCCATTGCCCTGGGTGGACGGCCTTGGGGCAGTGTGCGCCTTGGATTAAGTCCCCAGGTGCTGGAATCCTGA
- a CDS encoding radical SAM protein translates to MKKSKTILAVVADEQGEVFEHPQLHMAGMNGMSPCLPQAQELIPLPEGSRLFTLPGVPPIGYDPGKQRFVTSTRLPRQWGGARIQAVCAFMAPAYTRTLLPAADYGRKQLVLPLWAYTAVGWCVEDERFYVAAARVDRNTQWQPEHFDDRELDPLVRNRLRAHPDNRLLEQLARCAVDYHCFAAKNLFFGRWEAPLPTSPACNSACLGCLSLQPEASECCPSSQERIAFVPTVDEICGVAVPHLEQAQNAIVSFGQGCEGDPILQADLIASAVRRMRGQTTRGTIHLNSNASLPDAVERLADAGLDSIRVSLNSVRPALYQAYHRPQGYVFADVVESLRRAKRQGLFTMLNYLVFPGVSDQPAEVEALLALLEETGVDLVQLRNLSIDPQVYWQAMGEKESGMGMKAMMDLVKQRLPHLQYGYFNRTRENFFPPGYETDWPL, encoded by the coding sequence ATGAAGAAAAGCAAAACAATTCTCGCCGTAGTTGCGGATGAGCAGGGCGAGGTTTTCGAGCATCCACAGCTGCACATGGCCGGCATGAACGGTATGAGCCCCTGTCTGCCCCAGGCGCAGGAACTGATCCCTTTGCCCGAGGGCAGCCGCCTGTTTACCCTGCCGGGGGTGCCCCCCATCGGCTATGATCCTGGCAAGCAACGCTTTGTGACGAGTACCCGGCTGCCCCGTCAGTGGGGCGGCGCCCGGATTCAGGCGGTTTGCGCGTTTATGGCGCCGGCCTATACCCGCACCCTGTTGCCCGCGGCAGATTACGGGCGCAAGCAGCTTGTTTTGCCGCTGTGGGCCTATACGGCGGTCGGCTGGTGTGTTGAGGACGAGCGTTTTTACGTGGCGGCCGCGCGCGTCGACCGCAACACCCAATGGCAACCAGAGCATTTTGACGACCGCGAACTCGACCCCCTGGTGCGCAATCGGCTCCGCGCTCACCCGGACAATCGCCTGCTGGAACAGTTGGCACGCTGCGCGGTGGACTATCACTGCTTTGCCGCAAAAAATCTGTTCTTTGGCCGCTGGGAAGCGCCGCTGCCGACCTCGCCCGCTTGCAACTCGGCGTGTCTCGGGTGTCTCTCGTTGCAACCCGAAGCCAGCGAGTGCTGTCCCTCCAGCCAGGAGCGCATCGCTTTCGTGCCGACCGTTGATGAAATCTGTGGCGTTGCCGTTCCGCATCTGGAACAGGCGCAAAATGCCATTGTCTCTTTCGGCCAGGGCTGCGAGGGCGATCCCATCCTGCAGGCCGACCTCATCGCCTCGGCGGTGCGCCGCATGCGTGGCCAAACGACACGTGGGACGATTCATCTCAACAGCAACGCATCTCTGCCCGATGCCGTGGAGCGGCTTGCCGATGCGGGTCTCGACTCGATTCGTGTTTCTCTGAATTCCGTGCGCCCCGCTCTTTATCAGGCTTACCACCGTCCCCAGGGTTATGTGTTTGCCGATGTCGTCGAATCCTTGCGCCGCGCGAAACGCCAGGGGCTTTTCACCATGCTCAACTATTTGGTGTTTCCCGGAGTAAGCGATCAGCCCGCCGAAGTCGAGGCCCTTCTCGCCCTGCTTGAGGAGACCGGCGTCGATCTGGTGCAGTTGCGTAATCTCAGCATCGATCCGCAGGTCTATTGGCAGGCCATGGGGGAAAAGGAATCCGGAATGGGCATGAAGGCGATGATGGACCTGGTCAAGCAGCGCTTGCCGCACTTGCAATATGGTTATTTTAATCGCACACGGGAAAATTTTTTTCCACCCGGCTATGAAACCGACTGGCCGCTTTAA
- a CDS encoding cation:proton antiporter: MEVLSHHDVTILLAGLGVLLATARLLGEIARRFQLPAVFGEILAGILLGPTVLGTLAPNVNALLFPRSGGGALLLDGITTLAIVLFLLVAGMEADISTVWRQGRAVATVGLAGIMFPFAIGFGVAWYLPETLGREAGATPMIFALFIATALSISALPVIARTLMDLDLYRSDLGMMIVAAAVFNDLIGWIIFAVILGLMGVAGSDAFSIGATIGLTLLFTLMMLTVVRWSIHRILPWIQAHASWPGGQLGFTLSVALLGAAFTEWIGVHAIFGSFLVGVAMGDTPHCRERIRGVIDQFVSFFFAPLFFASIGLKVNFIEHFDPLLVAVVLVVACLGKVLGCSLGGHMAGLSSRESWAIGFGMNARGAMEIILGLLALRFGLISEPLFVALVIMAIVTSLISGPAMQSILRLKRPRRFINFLPSRCMVRLAAHDRDQAVIEMVRALGSVDGIATEAIIEAVQARERLMATGLGYGVAVPNARLKGLSQPVIVMGLSMSGIDFNAPDGKTAQFILLILTPEDDSGVQVEILADIARTFRRREFRQAVLNVSSMTEFLALVKSTGDG, translated from the coding sequence ATGGAGGTGTTGAGTCACCATGATGTGACAATTCTGTTGGCCGGATTGGGAGTTCTTCTGGCCACAGCGCGGCTCCTCGGCGAAATTGCGCGCCGTTTTCAATTGCCGGCGGTTTTCGGTGAAATTCTGGCCGGTATTCTGCTCGGACCTACGGTGCTGGGGACGCTTGCGCCGAATGTCAACGCTCTGCTGTTTCCCCGCAGTGGTGGCGGCGCCCTGCTGCTCGACGGCATCACCACCCTGGCGATCGTTCTGTTTCTTCTGGTCGCGGGCATGGAGGCCGATATCTCTACGGTGTGGCGCCAGGGGCGTGCGGTGGCCACCGTGGGACTTGCCGGCATCATGTTCCCCTTTGCCATCGGTTTTGGTGTGGCCTGGTACCTTCCCGAGACCCTGGGGCGCGAAGCCGGCGCCACACCTATGATTTTTGCCCTGTTCATTGCAACCGCCTTGTCCATCTCGGCCTTGCCGGTGATTGCCAGGACTCTCATGGACCTGGATCTTTATCGCAGCGACTTGGGTATGATGATTGTCGCGGCCGCTGTCTTCAACGATCTCATCGGCTGGATTATCTTCGCGGTGATTTTGGGCCTGATGGGCGTGGCAGGCTCTGATGCTTTTTCTATAGGCGCGACCATCGGCCTAACTCTGCTTTTTACTCTGATGATGTTGACCGTGGTACGCTGGTCGATTCACCGCATACTGCCGTGGATTCAGGCCCATGCCAGTTGGCCCGGGGGGCAGCTGGGTTTTACCCTTTCGGTGGCACTGCTCGGCGCGGCCTTCACCGAGTGGATCGGGGTGCACGCCATTTTTGGAAGCTTCCTGGTCGGCGTGGCCATGGGGGACACCCCGCACTGTCGGGAGCGCATCCGCGGCGTCATTGACCAATTCGTTTCCTTCTTTTTCGCACCATTGTTTTTTGCCTCCATTGGCCTTAAAGTCAATTTCATCGAGCATTTTGATCCGCTGCTGGTGGCGGTGGTCCTGGTGGTCGCCTGTCTCGGCAAGGTTTTGGGGTGCAGCTTGGGTGGGCACATGGCGGGATTGTCGTCGCGAGAATCCTGGGCCATCGGTTTTGGTATGAACGCCCGCGGCGCCATGGAAATAATTCTCGGCCTGCTCGCATTGCGCTTTGGTCTGATCAGCGAACCGCTGTTTGTCGCCCTGGTCATCATGGCCATCGTCACCTCGCTGATAAGCGGACCCGCCATGCAGAGCATTTTGCGTTTGAAAAGGCCGCGCCGCTTTATCAATTTTTTGCCGAGCCGGTGCATGGTACGGCTTGCCGCCCATGATCGCGACCAAGCCGTAATCGAGATGGTCCGCGCTCTTGGTTCCGTTGACGGTATTGCGACCGAAGCCATCATCGAAGCGGTTCAGGCGCGCGAACGTCTCATGGCCACCGGATTGGGCTATGGCGTTGCGGTCCCCAATGCACGCCTCAAGGGGTTGTCTCAACCAGTCATTGTTATGGGGCTGAGTATGAGCGGCATCGATTTCAACGCTCCCGACGGCAAGACGGCGCAATTTATCCTGCTGATTCTGACACCTGAGGATGACAGCGGGGTCCAGGTCGAAATTCTTGCCGATATTGCCCGAACCTTCCGCCGCCGCGAGTTTCGCCAGGCGGTCCTGAATGTTTCGAGCATGACGGAATTTCTTGCTCTGGTCAAAAGCACCGGCGATGGCTAA
- a CDS encoding ATP-binding protein, translated as MEMHPFSTCHAPAERADSEKIIAQADLFAQRTLSRELLDAVPTLLAILNAQRQIVFNNRALLEFLGGTDAGFGLRPGELFGCSNAHLMPAGCGTAEACRTCGAVNAILSGLDGRKDSREYRLTRQEKGHHQALDLRVHTTPLFHEGQRFVVLTIEDISNQKRRSALERIFFHDILNLAGSVQGVSQILVEQPDDPDFDEMLRLLDSASSQIVDEIKAQRTLLAAENRELQVSLEPLNTRAMILQATEMYRRHPSAQGKQILTESGDDAWFFSDATLIARVLGNMVKNALEACREGETVSAGCALVNDCIEFWVRNPAVIPRDIQLQLFQRSFTTKGPGRGLGTYSMRLLTEEYLGGSISFTSTAEEGTTFRATLPLRMPDLTDSNHL; from the coding sequence ATGGAAATGCATCCCTTCAGCACCTGCCATGCTCCGGCCGAACGCGCCGACAGCGAGAAGATTATTGCCCAGGCTGACCTTTTTGCCCAGCGCACCCTGAGCCGCGAACTGCTGGACGCCGTGCCCACCCTGCTCGCCATCCTCAACGCCCAACGACAGATTGTGTTCAACAATCGCGCATTGCTTGAATTCCTTGGCGGAACCGATGCCGGTTTCGGGCTGCGCCCCGGCGAGCTTTTCGGCTGCTCCAATGCGCACCTCATGCCCGCTGGATGCGGCACGGCCGAAGCCTGTCGCACCTGCGGGGCGGTCAACGCCATTCTCAGCGGTCTGGACGGCCGCAAGGACTCCCGTGAATATCGCCTGACCCGCCAGGAAAAAGGGCACCATCAAGCCCTTGATCTGCGCGTCCACACCACACCTCTGTTCCATGAAGGCCAGCGCTTCGTCGTCCTCACCATTGAAGACATCAGCAATCAAAAACGCCGCTCGGCCCTCGAGCGCATTTTTTTTCACGATATTCTCAATCTGGCTGGAAGCGTCCAGGGGGTTTCGCAGATACTGGTCGAGCAGCCGGATGATCCCGATTTCGACGAAATGCTGCGCCTTCTGGACTCGGCGTCCTCGCAGATCGTCGACGAGATCAAAGCCCAGCGCACCCTCCTGGCCGCCGAAAATCGCGAACTTCAGGTTTCGCTGGAGCCCCTCAACACCCGCGCCATGATCCTGCAGGCCACCGAAATGTATCGTCGTCATCCAAGTGCGCAGGGCAAGCAGATCCTCACCGAGAGCGGCGACGATGCATGGTTCTTCAGTGATGCAACCCTGATCGCCCGGGTTCTGGGCAACATGGTCAAAAACGCCCTCGAAGCCTGTCGCGAAGGTGAAACGGTGAGTGCCGGCTGTGCGCTGGTCAACGACTGCATAGAGTTCTGGGTGCGCAATCCGGCCGTCATTCCCAGAGACATTCAACTGCAACTCTTCCAGCGCTCTTTTACCACCAAGGGGCCGGGACGTGGATTGGGCACCTACAGCATGCGCCTGCTCACCGAGGAATATCTCGGCGGCTCCATTTCCTTCACCTCAACCGCCGAAGAAGGCACGACCTTTCGCGCCACCCTGCCCCTGCGCATGCCTGATCTCACGGATTCAAATCACCTTTAA
- a CDS encoding B12-binding domain-containing radical SAM protein: MRTILATLHSKYIHASLALPCLAAYCGNSCGDILIEEFTVHEPREQVLAALLAAEPDVVAFSVYLWNRRETLDLIDALRAAAPHIRTVIGGPEVSFDGPQLFARHPGLSALVRGEGEIPLRGLLEAWRDGKPPGEVPRLSWRSAAGVEEGPHAPPLADLDVIPSPFAAGQVDLSRGLVYYETSRGCPYTCAFCMSSLDSNVRSFSLERIRADLGLLMARGVPQIKLVDRTFNYDAARAREIFRFILAHNRASRFHFEIGAHLLDGETLALLRRVPPNLFQFEIGVQSTLPATLSAIGRSVSLKKLEENVRALRETDNIHLHLDLIAGLPGENYRAFLSSLDRVAALRPHHLQVEAVKLLPGSPLREQAQALGIRHDPNPPYRVLATAELSFAELEKLRGISRLLDLTYNADRLAGFLHGLSEICGSLGAGLERLERFWRSQDLHRLPVAQRSLFEHLGHFIANEFAPSPPRRLTDLLARDYARCERVTTAGAPAFFDQNLSCAEQQQVRRLVRAAHESLRGQGVKLQFFAAVFHALPEFPQRTPMLFLYHTRSGAGLKIEEIPL; the protein is encoded by the coding sequence ATGCGTACTATTCTGGCCACCCTGCACAGCAAATACATTCATGCAAGCCTCGCCTTGCCCTGCCTGGCCGCCTACTGCGGCAACTCCTGCGGCGACATCCTCATTGAGGAATTTACCGTCCATGAGCCGCGCGAACAGGTCCTCGCCGCACTCCTTGCCGCGGAGCCCGACGTGGTCGCATTTTCCGTCTACCTTTGGAACCGCCGCGAAACCCTTGACCTCATCGACGCCCTGCGCGCGGCGGCACCGCATATTCGTACCGTCATCGGCGGCCCCGAGGTATCATTCGACGGGCCTCAACTCTTTGCCCGGCATCCCGGACTCAGCGCCCTGGTTCGCGGCGAAGGCGAAATTCCCTTGCGCGGCCTGCTCGAGGCCTGGCGCGACGGCAAGCCGCCAGGGGAGGTGCCGCGCCTGTCCTGGCGTTCGGCCGCGGGCGTGGAAGAAGGCCCACACGCCCCACCCCTGGCCGACCTCGACGTCATCCCCTCGCCTTTCGCCGCCGGACAGGTCGATCTCTCCCGTGGCCTGGTCTATTATGAAACCAGCCGCGGCTGTCCCTACACCTGCGCCTTCTGCATGAGCTCCCTCGATAGCAACGTACGTTCCTTTTCCCTGGAACGCATTCGCGCCGACCTCGGGCTGCTCATGGCGCGGGGTGTGCCACAAATCAAGCTGGTGGATCGCACGTTCAATTACGACGCCGCCCGCGCTCGGGAGATCTTTCGTTTCATCCTGGCGCACAACCGCGCAAGCCGGTTTCACTTTGAGATCGGTGCGCACCTTCTTGATGGCGAAACCCTCGCCTTGCTGCGGCGAGTCCCGCCGAACCTGTTCCAGTTCGAGATCGGCGTGCAGTCCACCCTGCCGGCGACCCTGAGCGCCATCGGGCGCAGCGTCTCGCTGAAAAAGCTTGAAGAAAACGTGCGCGCGTTGCGTGAGACAGACAACATCCATCTGCACCTTGATCTGATCGCGGGCCTGCCCGGCGAAAATTATCGCGCCTTTCTCAGTTCGCTCGACCGGGTAGCGGCCCTGCGTCCCCATCACCTCCAGGTTGAGGCCGTCAAGCTGCTGCCCGGGTCACCTCTGCGCGAGCAGGCGCAAGCCCTGGGCATCCGCCATGACCCGAATCCACCCTACCGGGTGCTTGCCACAGCCGAGTTAAGCTTCGCCGAACTGGAAAAACTGCGCGGGATCAGCCGGCTTCTCGACCTGACCTACAATGCGGACCGCCTGGCCGGTTTTCTCCATGGCCTGAGTGAAATTTGCGGCAGCCTCGGTGCAGGCCTGGAACGCCTCGAGAGGTTCTGGCGGAGCCAGGATCTGCATCGCCTGCCCGTCGCCCAGCGCAGCCTCTTCGAGCACCTCGGCCACTTCATCGCTAACGAATTCGCGCCGTCGCCGCCGCGTCGCCTGACGGATCTTCTGGCCCGTGATTACGCGCGCTGCGAACGGGTGACAACGGCCGGCGCGCCGGCTTTTTTCGATCAGAACCTCAGCTGCGCAGAGCAACAGCAGGTCCGTCGCCTGGTCCGCGCGGCCCATGAAAGCTTGCGCGGCCAGGGTGTGAAACTACAATTTTTCGCCGCCGTCTTTCATGCCCTTCCCGAGTTTCCCCAGCGCACCCCCATGCTGTTTCTTTACCACACCCGTAGCGGTGCCGGCCTCAAAATCGAAGAGATACCTCTGTAA
- a CDS encoding diguanylate cyclase, with amino-acid sequence MRLQHRIILLMIFFFLLFVLAGAGATRLLLGPVLLAAEEEVARLNLMRVASALQRESEHLAILITDWAHWDETYRFVQDRNRRFQITNLSAATFSKTRTDLLLFINNDGEVIWARQKDHSTGRDLDLQRLPVTRWPADHPLLNFSNLHEIHSGILATRLGPLQIASSPILTSMGHGPRQGTVIMGRLLGSEEVNRLVEQTRVNFSLWLADEKDLPPTSLRLTNYLETGLGFPELRALQQSPEFERILADDADLSPPEFFRDPDTSQMLTVFTTYPDIYGQPSLLLEVRFPRILEQLSRRISLIVFTCLALVGALFSLAHLCIIRRLITRPIGKLQTHISEIHAGEKLSARLNLEGSDEIGQLASAYNHMLERLEIDHEKRAQAEAELRRNERKFRTLSIRDDLTGLYNARYLYQGLRRQFEKCATANRPLALLFIDIDRFKQVVDTHGHILGSQAIAEMAQTIADCLTKPAFAVAYGGDEYVVVLPGADRNAAIAKADEMRAHIAQTTYLKEQGAAVKLTCSFGVASYPEDAGDLEGLLAIADKSLFYVKSRGRDGVA; translated from the coding sequence ATGCGTTTGCAACATCGGATCATCCTGCTGATGATCTTTTTCTTCCTGCTCTTTGTGCTCGCGGGCGCCGGAGCCACACGCCTGCTTCTCGGACCGGTGCTGCTGGCCGCGGAAGAAGAAGTCGCCCGCCTCAATCTCATGCGGGTGGCTTCGGCTCTCCAGCGCGAGTCAGAGCACCTGGCCATCCTCATTACCGACTGGGCGCACTGGGACGAAACCTACCGCTTCGTGCAAGACCGCAACCGCCGATTTCAGATCACCAACCTCTCGGCGGCCACTTTCAGCAAGACCCGAACAGATCTGCTGCTGTTTATCAACAACGACGGCGAGGTCATCTGGGCGCGGCAGAAAGATCATTCGACCGGCCGCGATCTTGATCTTCAGCGACTGCCCGTTACGCGCTGGCCCGCCGACCACCCTTTGCTGAATTTCAGCAACCTGCATGAAATCCACTCCGGCATCCTCGCCACCCGCCTGGGCCCGTTGCAGATCGCCTCAAGCCCGATACTCACCAGCATGGGGCATGGTCCGCGTCAGGGCACGGTCATCATGGGGCGCTTGCTCGGCAGCGAAGAAGTCAATCGCCTTGTCGAACAGACCCGGGTCAATTTCAGCCTGTGGCTGGCCGATGAAAAAGATTTGCCGCCCACATCCCTGCGACTGACCAATTATCTTGAAACGGGCCTGGGCTTCCCCGAGTTGCGTGCTTTGCAGCAAAGCCCCGAATTTGAGCGCATCCTGGCCGACGATGCCGATCTTTCGCCGCCGGAATTTTTCCGCGATCCCGACACATCGCAGATGCTTACCGTATTTACGACTTATCCAGATATTTACGGTCAGCCGAGTCTGCTGCTTGAGGTGCGCTTTCCGCGCATCCTTGAACAACTGAGCCGCCGCATCTCTCTCATCGTTTTTACCTGTTTGGCGCTGGTCGGCGCGCTTTTCAGCCTGGCCCATCTCTGCATTATCCGGCGTCTGATCACGCGCCCCATCGGCAAGTTGCAGACACATATCTCCGAAATTCACGCCGGAGAAAAACTTTCGGCGCGCCTGAATCTTGAAGGTAGCGACGAAATCGGCCAACTGGCAAGTGCCTACAATCACATGCTCGAGCGCCTGGAAATCGATCACGAGAAACGCGCCCAGGCCGAAGCCGAACTGAGGCGCAACGAAAGAAAGTTTCGCACCCTTTCCATTCGCGACGATCTCACCGGACTTTACAACGCACGCTATCTCTACCAGGGGCTGCGGCGCCAGTTCGAGAAATGCGCCACCGCCAACCGACCGCTGGCACTGCTGTTCATCGACATCGATCGCTTCAAGCAGGTCGTCGACACCCACGGCCACATCCTGGGAAGCCAGGCCATTGCCGAAATGGCGCAAACCATCGCCGACTGTCTGACCAAACCAGCCTTTGCCGTAGCTTATGGCGGAGATGAATATGTCGTGGTGCTGCCCGGCGCCGACCGCAACGCAGCCATTGCCAAGGCCGACGAGATGCGTGCGCACATTGCCCAGACGACGTATTTGAAAGAACAGGGTGCCGCGGTTAAGTTGACGTGCAGCTTCGGCGTGGCCAGCTACCCCGAGGATGCCGGCGATCTTGAAGGCTTGCTCGCTATTGCGGACAAGTCCCTGTTCTACGTCAAGAGCCGTGGGCGCGACGGCGTAGCCTGA